One Papaver somniferum cultivar HN1 chromosome 10, ASM357369v1, whole genome shotgun sequence genomic window carries:
- the LOC113318029 gene encoding uncharacterized protein LOC113318029 — MELENLRVVSGGLDREREDYMTKCIGMEEQIKGLIEEGNVMSQREKSAGERICHLEEVVKKMETDERERFRELERRLLKVEEENAALRALQNVVSCERTCRDMDGRVYAANEAHLTRTETSPNFIFTPASCIPSFSLQVTVDGVTPSGYPEKQLVLVKKWVQQGNKWKLNTGGWLVWF; from the exons ATGGAATTGGAAAACCTACGGGTAGTAAGCGGTGGTCTTGATCGTGAGCGCGAGGACTATATGACTAAATGCATTGGAATGGAGGAGCAAATTAAGGGTTTAATAGAAGAAGGAAATGTTATGTCTCAGAGGGAGAAGAGTGCAGGGGAAAGAATCTGTCACTTGGAGGAGGTAGTTAAGAAAATGGAAACTGATGAAAGAGAGAGGTTTAGGGAATTGGAGAGAAGGCTAttaaaagttgaagaagaaaatgcagCATTGAGAGCCTTGCAAAATGTAGTTTCTTGTGAAAGAACTTGCAGGGATATGGATGGCAGGGTCTATGCAGCTAATGAGGCGCACTTGACAAGAACTGAAACTAGtccaaattttatttttacaCCTGCCAGCTGCATACCTTCTTTTTCACTGCAAGTAACTGTCGATGGTGTAACCCCCTCAG ggtacCCTGAGAAACAACTAGTACTGGTTAAGAAATGGGTACAACAAGGGAACAAATGGAAATTGAACACTGGAGGTTGGCTTGTTTGGTTCTGA